From Terriglobia bacterium, one genomic window encodes:
- a CDS encoding helix-turn-helix transcriptional regulator, producing MTDSNLFETLRLELRRGCLIVAVLSQLRVEHYGYSLRKALAEEGLEIDEGTLYPLLRRLESQGLLASEWREENKRNKRFYRLTPDGEMILKQLLDEWRSINRSLDGILQEV from the coding sequence ATGACAGATTCTAACCTATTTGAAACGCTTCGACTCGAGCTGCGGCGGGGGTGCCTCATCGTGGCGGTGCTGTCCCAGCTCCGGGTCGAGCATTACGGCTATTCATTGCGCAAGGCCTTGGCCGAGGAGGGTTTGGAGATTGACGAAGGAACACTTTACCCTCTGTTGAGGCGGCTGGAGAGTCAGGGTCTGCTGGCCAGCGAATGGCGCGAAGAAAACAAACGCAACAAACGGTTCTATCGGTTAACTCCGGACGGCGAGATGATCCTCAAGCAATTGCTGGATGAGTGGCGAAGCATCAACAGATCGCTCGACGGAATTCT